A window of Mobiluncus massiliensis genomic DNA:
GAATTCTCGACCGTATCCGCTCTAGGGGACCGGGCTCCCCGGCAACAACCGTGATGGCTTGCGGAACGACCTGGAAAACCCAGTGCCGCGCCGCCGCTTCGGGGTCGCCGTCCATCTCCCACACCGCCGGCTTATGCAACAGAACTTCGAAGCGTTTGCCGCTGAAATACTCCAGCGTGCTGCGCCGCCGCCCCAGCCTCAAAACCACGTTCTTAACCACGCGCCACCAGCCGCCGACCCCCTGCGGAGCCCCAATCAGCAAATCTAGGGAACCGTCAAAGGGAGTGGCGTCGGGAAACAGCTGGATTCCACCGGTCAGCTCGGAGGTGTTGCCGACCATGAAAATAATCACGTTGCGTTTCAGAACCTGCTTGCCGTCAATGCGGAACCGACACCGATGCACCGAGTTGTTGACCTGCTTGAAAAAGGACATGACGTAGGCCACGGGACCGACCACCTTTTTCAGCCCCTCATCCACGTGATGCATGACTTCCGCGTCTATCCCAATCCCCGCCATACCCGTGAAATACCAAGGTTTACGGGAAGTATCGTTATGCACCTTCACGATGTCCATCGAGACTTTTTGCCCCGTGAACGCCAGTTCCATGGCGGCTTTCATATCCAGAGGCACGTTGAGGTTTCGCGCCAACAGATTCGTGGTCCCCGCCGGCAATACCGCCACCGGAATCTCGCTGTGACGCATCTCGGTGCTGACCACGCGCACGGTGCCGTCCCCGCCCGCGGCGATGACCAGGTCAGGACGCATCTCTCGAGCCTGTGCAGCCATCGCGAAACCGGGGTCATCAACGCTGGTAGTGAGGTATTCCACAGCGAAATCGTGCTTTTGCGCCGCCGCGTTCAAACCGGCTGTAAACTCGTCCTCGTCCCCGACCTTCGCGGGGTTATAAATGACTATCGCCTTTTTCAACTTCGGCTCCTCATCTGAAACGTCCCGCCAGCTCAGGCATCATCACGCGAGAACGAATTGTGCATATTGAGGCTGGCATCAAACAGGACCTTATCCAGCAGGTCGTCCGTTTCCCGCTTCAACAGGTCAGCAATCTCGGCATTAGCGGCCTCCAGCAGTTCGTAAACGCGGGAGTCTTCCATGTTATTCGCCGCGCCCTCCCCCAACTCAGCCACCGCCCGGTCGGTACGCGCCACAATCTGCAAAGCCGCCGCCACGACCTTTTGCTGGTAACGCTCCACGTGCGGAATCGTCTGATGATAGTGGGCGTCCACCAGGGCGGCGATAATCCGATTCGCCCAATAGTGATGTTCGGTCGTGACCCGCTGGGTCGTTGCCTCCAGATACTCCGGGGTGTGCCGCACGTTGGCATAGAACGGCACCAGGGCGTTGAACGGCATTGCCCCGTAGGCTATCCAGTTCAGTCCGGTGGTGGTCGCGGGTTTTTCCGGGCGAATCTGGAGGGCAGCCACGAAATTGGTACGGTTGATTCCAA
This region includes:
- a CDS encoding diacylglycerol kinase family protein, with amino-acid sequence MKKAIVIYNPAKVGDEDEFTAGLNAAAQKHDFAVEYLTTSVDDPGFAMAAQAREMRPDLVIAAGGDGTVRVVSTEMRHSEIPVAVLPAGTTNLLARNLNVPLDMKAAMELAFTGQKVSMDIVKVHNDTSRKPWYFTGMAGIGIDAEVMHHVDEGLKKVVGPVAYVMSFFKQVNNSVHRCRFRIDGKQVLKRNVIIFMVGNTSELTGGIQLFPDATPFDGSLDLLIGAPQGVGGWWRVVKNVVLRLGRRRSTLEYFSGKRFEVLLHKPAVWEMDGDPEAAARHWVFQVVPQAITVVAGEPGPLERIRSRIR